In Microcaecilia unicolor chromosome 1, aMicUni1.1, whole genome shotgun sequence, the following are encoded in one genomic region:
- the LOC115465749 gene encoding uncharacterized protein LOC115465749 isoform X4 — MENAGSSILGTNTILAILERLEKRIARMEHHQIFFLTHLFKHLKPATLEKDKTSVPLVTNLDRRKRTIQEVRRVMWGRQKRAKLKKPSACIEPLKRVVMSNKEEEVNHDAMDKTCNDKIEHCIINYGSVDKDSVNHNSIDLNKMDFYNKLDHNSTELNIMGQSSLGHNTTNSVSIDHTTKSWSSKTHTAKGHSSTKYNSKNRGSIKYNTKVHSSIDNSFKGFISKAHYMKSHNSRSHNNTGLSSIENNGRYRSFMDGKILDYASVDHNAKRYSSIYSTTVAHSFANHNGKSLSPISHRIISHKSKNKNGMNSNDRNTLGGSFIEHNNLGLSSMDQSATDHNNVNQSSMSYYSADHRNTELNNMGQTFTNQKTVKKEQEEHPVYPLIVIDDCGVGTEASLMYRGRCTEKEIHQDNKTDINPLKEDTLVTTKTPHKTATPVVADIIWMPAKLRRPSQKKQSKLGMRASLAYKMNRICLPDIEMCNVSKERVRELYIGSQGSLLRFAGWIFRSLVPLQTYKQWCHVANFTGTNGKMAIPNNVKSKLLELVEENFGTTNMREKQQIRDGVNNQLRNPRKTDFHPGL, encoded by the coding sequence ACTTCTGTGCCTTTAGTGACAAACTTAGACAGAAGGAAAAGAACCATACAAGAAGTGAGAAGAGTTATGTGGGGAAGACAGAAGCGGGCGAAGTTGAAGAAGCCTTCAGCCTGCATTGAGCCGTTGAAAAGAGTGGTCATGTCGAATAAAGAAGAGGAGGTCAATCATGATGCAATGGACAAAACATGCAATGATAAGATTGAACACTGCATCATAAATTATGGAAGTGTAGATAAAGACTCTGTGAATCATAACTCAATAGACCTCAACAAAATGGACTTCTACAACAAATTGGACCATAACTCCACAGAACTTAACATCATGGGTCAGAGCTCTTTAGGCCACAACACCACAAACAGTGTCTCTATAGACCACACCACTAAAAGTTGGAGCTCCAAAACTCACACTGCTAAGGGTCATAGTTCCACAAAATACAATTCCAAGAATCGTGGCTCTATAAAATACAATACCAAAGTGCATAGTTCTATAGACAACAGCTTCAAGGGCTTTATCTCCAAAGCCCACTACATGAAGAGCCATAACTCCAGAAGTCACAACAACACAGGTCTTAGCTCTATAGAAAATAATGGTAGGTATCGTAGTTTTATGGATGGTAAGATCTTGGACTATGCTTCTGTGGACCACAATGCTAAGCGATATAGCTCCATATACAGCACCACCGTAGCCCATAGCTTTGCAAACCACAATGGCAAGAGTTTGAGCCCAATATCACACAGGATCATAAGTCATAAGtccaaaaacaaaaatggtatgaactCCAATGACCGTAACACCCTAGGTGGTAGCTTCATAGAACATAATAACTTGGGTCTTAGTTCCATGGATCAGAGCGCCACTGACCACAATAATGTGAATCAAAGCTCCATGAGTTATTATTCAGCGGATCACAGAAATACAGAGCTCAACAATATGGGTCAGACATTCACAAACCAAAAGACTGTCAAGAAGGAACAGGAGGAACATCCAGTGTATCCCTTAATTGTAATTGATGATTGTGGTGTGGGGACAGAAGCATCATTGATGTACAGAGGTAGATGTACGGAGAAAGAAATCCATCAGGACAATAAGACGGATATCAACCCACTGAAGGAAGACACCCTAGTGACAACCAAGACACCACATAAAACAGCTACGCCAGTTGTAGCTGACATCATATGGATGCCGGCCAAACTGAGACGGCCGAGCCAaaagaaacaaagcaaactaGGGATGAGAGCTTCTTTGGCTTACAAAATGAACAGAATCTGCCTTCCGGATATTGAGATGTGCAACGTCAGTAAGGAGCGAGTGCGGGAGCTGTACATTGGATCACAGGGTAGTTTACTGAGGTTTGCAGGGTGGATCTTCCGCTCTCTTGTCCCGCTGCAGACTTATAAGCAGTGGTGCCATGTGGCAAACTTCACTGGAACCAATGGCAAGATGGCCATTCCCAACAATGTGAAGAGCAAACTGCTGGAACTGGTAGAAGAGAACTTTGGTACCACGAATATGAGGGAGAAACAGCAAATCAGGGATGGGGTGAACAACCAGCTCAGAAATCCCAGGAAAACAGATTTCCATCCAGGATTGTGA